In Zea mays cultivar B73 chromosome 7, Zm-B73-REFERENCE-NAM-5.0, whole genome shotgun sequence, the following proteins share a genomic window:
- the LOC103633821 gene encoding protein FAR1-RELATED SEQUENCE 5-like, which yields MKLKKIYDDAKETVISVRIDLLHLDHNHEFFKKDTEKNQLQCNKTHDPEYMEFISSMQESRIPQHCIMDYVSEMHGGPESVPVTAQDMYNLKKAKQRERNANDVAKLLSFFASCKKDNPQFFSDFQLDKEGKILSIFWSHASQQGDYIDFGDAVTFDTTHKTNLYEKPLGMFVGSNHHLHCTIFAFALLGDETVDTFEWVFNAFKTCMGTKGPRVMLTDQDLAMPVALERGQKETNTLYMFEIRVARAYTRAVMCRFQESLKYATAFKIMHDEEGGANDWVVQHTTRSNKIVWGQHQFKVTADEDAGKYTCECKHWEHTGLFCVHVLRAFMHLQIDRIPKEYILQRYTTSARQDVPFSRDDRNLKGKDGETKSYRQKMLLKKAMKVVHHASLSKAGNDRALTVMDELLEVLSRLETDIDVEETCGTSGGDGIQDDDEANRDNEKDDEFDERNNKEIQDVSIILEQGVANDQIHIPVRPLEEVNLHDHAIMNVSGVSEQNDNARKKLEFAVDGISLARPNNSRPKGRTIKGSEERVIKLGAKGTKKMTRKCQKCGIADGHNSRTCLSMEENRQRLASLAGRKRGRPPGSRNKGGSKAPDWNETTTSKKHANEFDSSESDSD from the exons ATGAAACTTAAAAAAATTTATGATGATGCAAAAGAGACAGTTATATCAGTGCGTATTGATCTGTTGCACTTGGATCATAATCATGAATTTTTTAAAAAGGATACCGAAAAGAATCAATTACAATGCAACAAGACGCATGATCCTGAATACATGGAGTTCATAAGTTCAATGCAAGAGAGTCGAATCCCGCAACATTGTATTATGGATTATGTATCAGAAATGCACGGTGGTCCTGAGAGTGTGCCTGTAACAGCACAGGACATGTATAACCT GAAAAAGGCAAAGCAACGAGaaagaaatgcaaatgatgtgGCAAAGCTACTATCCTTTTTTGCATCCTGCAAAAAggataatccacaatttttctcTGACTTCCAATTGGATAAAGAAGGCAAGATTTTAAGCATATTTTGGTCACATGCAAGCCAGCAAGGGGATTACATTGATTTTGGTGATGCGGTTACATTTGACACAACACATAAGACTAATCTGTATGAAAAACCACTAGGTATGTTTGTTGGTTCAAATCACCACCTACATTGCACTATATTTGCTTTCGCATTGTTGGGGGATGAAACTGTTGATACATTTGAATGGGTATTCAACGccttcaaaacatgcatgggaacCAAAGGGCcacgagtgatgctgacag ATCAAGATCTTGCAATGCCAGTAGCCCTCGAGAGG GGTCAAAAGGAAACGAACACGCTATACATGTTTGAGATAAGGGTTGCAAGAGCATACACAAGGGCTGTGATGTGTAGATTCCAGGAATCTTTGAAATATGCAACCGCATTCAAGATAATGCACGACGAAGAAGGGGGTGCAAATGATTGGGTAGTGCAACATACAACTAGATCGAATAAAATTGTTTGGGGACAACACCAATTCAAAGTCACAGCTGATGAAGATGCAGGAAAGTATACTTGTGAATGCAAACATTGGGAACATACAG GGCTATTCTGTGTACATGTACTACGCGCGTTTATGCATCTTCAGATTGACCGGATACCGAAAGAATATATTTTACAAAGATACACCACCTCTGCAAGGCAAGATGTTCCGTTTTCAAGAGATGATAGGAATTTGAAGGGGAAGGATGGAGAAACTAAGTCATatagacagaagatgttgcttaaaaagGCAATGAAAGTAGTGCATCATGCTAGTTTATCCAAAGCAGGAAATGATAGAGCCCTAACAGTAATGGATGAGCTTCTCGAAGTACTTTCGCGTTTGGAAACAGATATAGACGTTGAGGAAACTTGTGGAACTAGTGGAGGAGATGGTATACAG GACGATGATGAAGCCAATAGAGACAACGAAAAGGATGATGAATTTGACGAAAGGAATAACAAG GAAATTCAAGACGTATCTATTATACTTGAACaaggtgtggccaatgatcaaatACATATACCAGTACGTCCATTAGAAGAG GTTAATTTGCATGATCACGCAATAATGAATGTTAGTGGTGTCAGTGAACAAAATGATAATGCCAGAAAG AAACTGGAATTTGCAGTCGATGGGATAAGCTTGGCAAGACCAAATAACTCAAGACCCAAAGGAAGAACAATAAAGGGGAGTGAAGAAAGGGTTATTAAATTGGGAGCAAAAGGTACAAAGAAAATGACCAGGAAATGTCAGAAGTGTGGAATTGCTGATGGTCACAACAGTAGGACATGTTTGTCAATGGAGGAAAATAGACAAAGGTTGGCAAGCCTTGCTGGACGTAAGAGAGGACGACCTCCAGGATCTAGGAACAAGGGTGGCAGTAAAGCTCCTGATTGGAATGAGACAACAACATCTAAAAAACACGCAAATGAGTTCGATAGTAGTGAGTCAGACAGTGATTAG
- the LOC100283134 gene encoding chalcone synthase: protein MVSSSMDTTSDKRASSMLAPNPGKATILALGHAFPQQLVMQDYVVDGFMKNTNCDDPELKEKLTRLCKTTTVRTRYVVMSDEILKNYPELAQEGLPTMNQRLDISNAAVTQMATEASLSCVRSWGGALSSITHLVYVSSSEARFPGGDLHLARALGLSPDVRRVMLAFTGCSGGVAGLRVAKGLAESCPGARVLLATSETTIVGFRPPSPDRPYDLVGVALFGDGAGAAVIGTDPAPAERPLFELHSALQRFLPDTERTIEGRLTEEGIKFQLGRELPHIIEAHVEDFCQKLMKERQSGEDADGGGPEPMSYGDMFWAVHPGGPAILTKMEGRLGLGADKLRASRCALRDFGNASSNTIVYVLENMVEDTRRRRLLAADDGGEDCEWGLILAFGPGITFEGILARNLQATARASAQL from the exons ATGGTGAGCAGCAGCATGGACACGACGAGTGACAAGCGTGCGTCATCCATGCTGGCCCCTAACCCTGGCAAGGCCACGATCCTCGCCCTTGGCCACGCCTTCCCGCAGCAGCTTGTCATGCAGGACTACGTCGTCGACGGCTTCATGAAGAACACCAACTGTGACGACCCGGAGCTCAAGGAGAAGCTCACCAGACTCT GCAAGACGACGACCGTGAGGACTCGGTACGTGGTGATGTCGGATGAGATCCTCAAGAACTACCCGGAGCTGGCCCAGGAGGGGCTGCCGACGATGAACCAGCGTCTGGACATCTCGAACGCGGCGGTGACGCAGATGGCGACGGAGGCGTCCCTGTCGTGCGTCCGCTCGTGGGGCGGCGCGCTCTCGTCCATTACCCACCTGGTGTACGTCTCGTCGAGCGAGGCGCGCTTCCCGGGCGGCGACCTGCACCTGGCGCGCGCGCTGGGGCTGAGCCCGGACGTCCGCCGCGTCATGCTGGCCTTCACCGGCTGCTCGGGCGGCGTGGCGGGGCTCCGCGTGGCCAAGGGCCTGGCCGAGAGCTGCCCGGGCGCGCGCGTGCTGCTGGCCACCTCCGAGACCACCATCGTGGGGTTCCGCCCGCCCAGCCCCGACCGCCCCTACGACCTCGTGGGCGTGGCGCTCTTCGGCGACGGCGCGGGCGCCGCCGTCATCGGCACCGACCCCGCCCCCGCCGAGCGCCCGCTCTTCGAGCTCCACTCGGCGCTCCAGCGCTTCCTCCCGGACACGGAGAGGACCATCGAGGGCCGGCTgacggaggaaggcatcaagttcCAGCTGGGGCGGGAGCTGCCCCACATCATCGAGGCGCACGTGGAGGACTTCTGCCAGAAGCTGATGAAGGAGCGGCAGAGCGGCGAGGACGCCGACGGTGGCGGCCCCGAGCCGATGAGCTACGGGGACATGTTCTGGGCGGTCCACCCCGGCGGGCCGGCCATCCTAACCAAGATGGAGGGGCGCCTGGGCCTCGGCGCCGACAAGCTCCGCGCCAGCCGGTGCGCGCTCCGGGACTTCGGCAACGCCAGCAGCAACACCATCGTGTACGTGCTGGAGAACATGGTGGAGGACACCCGGCGGAGGAGGCTGCTGGCTGCTGACGACGGTGGAGAGGACTGCGAGTGGGGTCTCATCCTCGCGTTCGGGCCGGGGATCACGTTCGAGGGCATCCTAGCCAGGAACTTGCAGGCAACCGCGCGCGCCTCAGCCCAGCTCTGA